A genome region from Neptunomonas japonica JAMM 1380 includes the following:
- a CDS encoding tetratricopeptide repeat protein yields the protein MRAFPNHHRALNTAIKLRTLHGINKYKAAKISPVECYLQRAISFSPEDATTLMLYGILLHKLDKLDKALIQYKQAEKIVPKNAQVQYNLGLLLLEMERYEEAKLYAVKAYNNKFPLQGLKRKLEKAGKW from the coding sequence TTGCGCGCCTTTCCGAACCATCATCGCGCATTAAATACAGCTATAAAATTACGAACACTTCATGGTATTAATAAGTATAAAGCAGCAAAAATTAGCCCAGTCGAATGCTACCTGCAAAGAGCTATCAGCTTCTCTCCAGAAGATGCCACTACTTTAATGCTTTACGGAATCCTCTTACATAAGCTAGATAAATTAGATAAAGCACTAATTCAGTACAAACAAGCTGAAAAAATCGTACCAAAAAACGCCCAAGTCCAATACAACTTAGGATTGTTGCTGTTAGAAATGGAGCGCTACGAAGAAGCTAAACTCTACGCAGTAAAAGCTTATAATAATAAGTTCCCATTACAAGGCTTAAAAAGAAAACTAGAAAAAGCCGGTAAGTGGTAA
- a CDS encoding oligosaccharide flippase family protein yields MSTFKKSLILSFVQKYSELLIGFIASIILARLLMPEEVGLYSIVATIIVVAHMIRDFGVSSYIVQEDDLDDQKLISAFLVTCFWSYSIALILYTNSTNIAVFFNRNEIVSILNHVIINFLIIPFGSVSLSLLRKEMNFSALLKVNLISALFGAIVSVGMAFSGYSYMSLVWGSIATTAMTVLLSSFFRREISIVVPSLASIKNVFIFGSKSSYIHILFVSVAQLPEILIGKFFGMANVGLYSRANGLVKLFHMGVMQGIIPVLLPHLVNRMKEKGDVKAEYFKSIDFICTISWPFFIFLALMSEEIIETLYGVSWVSAAPLVIWLSLSAAVGSVYSINTHFFVAVKSIDLDVRNQSVSQIFSIIVMVVASFYGLYPLLFSIVISKIFSLLVSVYYLCKAINFQYSDILKNLRKAGVVSLTCFVFLYYVKSIAFLDSSNLFIQLSIIGALFSIVWIASLIIVKSEIINFFKKNDNV; encoded by the coding sequence GTGAGTACGTTTAAAAAATCATTAATATTGTCGTTTGTGCAAAAGTACAGTGAGCTTTTGATTGGGTTTATAGCAAGTATTATTTTAGCTCGTTTATTAATGCCTGAAGAAGTTGGATTATACTCTATCGTAGCGACTATTATTGTGGTTGCTCACATGATTCGTGATTTTGGAGTATCTTCATATATCGTACAGGAAGATGATTTAGACGATCAAAAGCTAATATCAGCATTTCTAGTCACATGTTTTTGGTCATACTCAATAGCTTTAATTCTTTATACTAATTCAACAAATATTGCGGTTTTTTTTAATCGAAATGAAATCGTATCCATTTTGAATCATGTGATTATAAATTTTTTAATTATACCTTTCGGATCTGTTTCATTAAGTTTACTCCGTAAAGAAATGAATTTTTCTGCTTTGTTAAAAGTTAATTTAATCTCGGCATTATTTGGAGCGATAGTGTCTGTAGGAATGGCATTTTCAGGTTATAGCTATATGAGCTTGGTCTGGGGGAGTATAGCGACAACGGCTATGACAGTTTTATTAAGTAGCTTCTTCAGGCGAGAAATTTCTATTGTTGTTCCAAGTTTGGCGAGCATTAAAAATGTTTTTATATTCGGCTCAAAATCATCATATATACATATATTGTTTGTTTCCGTAGCTCAACTACCAGAGATTTTAATTGGAAAATTTTTTGGTATGGCTAATGTCGGTTTATATAGCCGTGCAAATGGCCTAGTAAAGTTATTTCATATGGGAGTGATGCAGGGCATTATCCCAGTATTATTGCCGCATTTGGTTAATAGAATGAAAGAAAAAGGTGACGTTAAGGCAGAATATTTTAAAAGTATAGATTTTATTTGTACAATATCTTGGCCGTTCTTTATTTTTTTGGCATTAATGAGCGAGGAAATTATAGAAACATTATATGGTGTTTCATGGGTGTCCGCAGCGCCATTGGTTATATGGCTTTCTTTATCCGCTGCTGTTGGAAGTGTATATTCAATTAATACACATTTTTTTGTAGCAGTAAAAAGTATTGATTTAGATGTGAGGAATCAGTCTGTTTCTCAAATATTTTCTATTATTGTAATGGTAGTAGCATCTTTTTATGGGTTATACCCATTATTATTCAGCATTGTTATAAGTAAGATTTTTTCACTTTTAGTTTCAGTATATTATTTATGTAAAGCTATTAATTTTCAATACTCAGATATATTGAAAAATTTAAGAAAGGCTGGTGTGGTTTCTCTTACTTGTTTTGTTTTTTTATATTACGTAAAGAGTATTGCCTTTTTGGATAGTTCGAACCTCTTTATACAATTGTCAATAATTGGTGCTTTGTTTTCTATTGTATGGATAGCTTCTTTGATAATAGTTAAATCTGAAATTATAAATTTTTTCAAAAAAAATGATAATGTATAA
- a CDS encoding 3-deoxy-D-manno-octulosonic acid transferase, with the protein MIYVKKIKEIIFWFMYKFLLKMVSSNYDEPELNSDLQESSNGVEESIWFFCSTIGELNACSSFIDKKYAKTKIVFITDRIFYKDSFLDKYPNASVLEVKSESSNIESILNRYSPQEFYICEIPCSPNDAPCRFPYEVLRAIKKSGAKIYIINGWLYQYEPACMQDKIERFLFSRYYIQMFDGITVQAESVKDFLVEKGADKDRICVTGNMKFDALYNQKIYTRDNVSEFLIKQLSKTKHVVVAGCLINEFEYEQVAKAFSEVLMVFPDAVFVFAPRHPEKQDQLNFIEKILNENNLTYEFKSKITNLVDFNKKVLVLDTLGELKVFYSVGAVCYVGRDHNILEPLFLNKKVIVPEGWNNQYPSYPVFDIVNKKGLVTVHKEKELGNDLITLMQSGSQNFDINKALVALSGVTERNEKFFKSIDSEIGS; encoded by the coding sequence GTGATATATGTAAAAAAAATTAAAGAAATTATTTTTTGGTTTATGTATAAATTTTTGCTAAAAATGGTTTCTAGTAATTACGATGAACCTGAGCTTAACTCTGATCTGCAAGAAAGTAGTAATGGAGTTGAGGAGAGCATATGGTTCTTTTGTTCAACAATTGGTGAGCTTAATGCATGCTCTTCATTTATAGATAAAAAATATGCTAAAACTAAGATAGTGTTTATAACGGATAGGATTTTTTATAAAGATTCTTTCTTGGATAAATATCCCAATGCTAGTGTTTTAGAAGTTAAAAGCGAAAGCTCAAATATAGAGTCAATTTTAAATAGATATTCTCCTCAAGAATTTTATATATGCGAAATCCCCTGCTCTCCGAATGATGCGCCTTGTCGATTTCCATATGAAGTTCTTAGGGCTATTAAAAAATCAGGGGCTAAAATTTATATTATAAATGGCTGGCTATATCAATATGAACCAGCATGTATGCAAGATAAAATCGAGCGTTTTTTGTTTAGCCGTTATTACATTCAAATGTTTGACGGTATTACAGTTCAAGCTGAATCAGTAAAGGATTTTCTGGTTGAGAAAGGTGCTGATAAAGATAGAATATGTGTGACAGGAAATATGAAGTTTGATGCTTTGTATAACCAAAAAATATATACGAGAGATAATGTGAGTGAGTTTTTAATAAAACAACTTTCCAAAACTAAACATGTAGTTGTTGCTGGTTGTTTAATAAATGAATTTGAGTACGAACAGGTAGCCAAAGCATTCTCGGAAGTGTTAATGGTTTTTCCTGATGCAGTTTTTGTATTTGCACCTAGGCATCCAGAGAAGCAAGATCAGCTAAATTTTATTGAAAAAATATTAAATGAGAATAATCTAACTTATGAATTTAAAAGCAAGATAACAAATCTTGTAGATTTCAATAAAAAAGTTCTGGTTCTTGATACATTAGGTGAACTTAAAGTATTTTATTCTGTGGGCGCTGTCTGTTATGTTGGGAGAGATCATAATATTTTGGAGCCATTGTTTTTAAATAAAAAAGTTATTGTTCCTGAAGGATGGAATAATCAGTACCCTAGTTATCCCGTCTTCGACATTGTTAACAAGAAGGGACTCGTTACTGTACATAAAGAAAAAGAGCTAGGAAATGATCTAATAACACTTATGCAAAGTGGCTCTCAAAATTTTGATATTAATAAAGCTCTTGTAGCTTTGAGCGGAGTAACGGAAAGAAATGAAAAATTTTTTAAATCCATCGATTCTGAAATTGGTAGTTGA
- a CDS encoding polysaccharide deacetylase family protein, translating into MKQCILKAISVALPLVLKTKGKQHLSILIYHRVLPEYDFMRPSEPTIKEFDWQMSLVSRYFTPLSLARALELMDRGELPENAICVTFDDGYADNESCALPILKKWKIPATVFVSTGFINGGRMWNDTVVETIKCAGEYIDLRKVGLDEYAFKDSESKRTVAQKILTEIKHREVGQRAETVDFIESLAKQSLPNDLMATDQQILNLDAAGVEIGGHTVNHPILAKLNDARAEQEIIDGKVHLESVLSKKLRYFAYPNGKLGDDYLESQVRIVKEAGFEAAVSTTWGVSTRNSDRYQLARFTPWDKSPDKFLLRLLLNQKSVKL; encoded by the coding sequence ATGAAACAGTGCATCTTAAAGGCAATAAGCGTTGCATTGCCTTTAGTTCTTAAAACAAAAGGTAAACAGCATTTATCAATACTGATTTACCACCGAGTGTTGCCTGAATATGATTTTATGAGGCCATCAGAGCCAACGATAAAAGAGTTCGACTGGCAAATGTCGTTAGTTTCACGTTACTTTACTCCACTCTCATTAGCCCGGGCTTTAGAGTTAATGGATAGAGGCGAGTTACCTGAAAATGCTATATGTGTGACTTTCGACGATGGTTATGCCGACAATGAAAGCTGTGCTCTACCTATCCTTAAAAAATGGAAGATTCCTGCCACTGTATTTGTGTCTACCGGTTTTATAAATGGTGGCCGCATGTGGAATGACACAGTGGTGGAAACTATCAAGTGTGCTGGAGAGTATATTGATTTACGTAAAGTAGGTTTGGACGAATATGCATTTAAGGATTCTGAATCTAAAAGAACAGTCGCGCAAAAAATACTGACAGAAATTAAGCACCGAGAGGTGGGACAGAGAGCCGAGACCGTTGATTTTATAGAATCACTTGCAAAACAATCACTACCTAATGACCTTATGGCGACTGACCAACAGATTTTAAACCTAGATGCAGCGGGTGTCGAAATAGGTGGTCATACAGTTAATCATCCTATATTGGCAAAATTAAATGATGCGCGGGCAGAACAAGAAATAATCGACGGTAAAGTACATCTCGAATCTGTTCTTAGTAAGAAGTTAAGATATTTTGCGTACCCGAATGGGAAGCTCGGGGATGACTACTTGGAAAGTCAGGTCAGGATTGTAAAAGAGGCAGGGTTTGAAGCAGCTGTTTCGACTACGTGGGGAGTCTCCACGCGCAATAGTGATCGTTACCAACTTGCGCGCTTTACACCCTGGGATAAGAGTCCAGATAAATTTTTACTAAGATTGCTTCTAAATCAGAAGAGTGTGAAATTGTAG